In one window of Chryseobacterium phocaeense DNA:
- a CDS encoding HD domain-containing protein, protein MKNTIENTVAFVKEKLEGAEAGHDWYHIERVWKLSKKIAATEDCNQEVVELSALLHDIADPKFHNGDETIAPKIARAFLEEQQISEEVIEKVLFIIKNISFKNRGEAPAELPVELKIVQDADRIDAIGAIGIGRTFNFGGFKNNPMYDPETQPSLNMSKDEYKKSNGSTINHFYEKLLLLKDLMNTAKGKELAQERHDYMLGFLDQFYKEWNVD, encoded by the coding sequence ATGAAAAATACGATCGAAAACACCGTAGCATTTGTAAAAGAAAAACTGGAAGGAGCTGAAGCAGGGCATGACTGGTATCATATTGAAAGGGTATGGAAACTTTCAAAAAAAATTGCGGCAACAGAAGACTGTAACCAGGAAGTCGTAGAGCTTTCCGCGCTGCTTCATGACATTGCAGATCCGAAATTCCATAATGGTGACGAAACCATCGCCCCAAAAATAGCCAGAGCATTTCTGGAAGAACAGCAGATTTCCGAAGAAGTTATAGAAAAAGTTTTATTTATTATTAAAAATATTTCGTTTAAAAACAGAGGCGAAGCTCCTGCAGAACTACCGGTTGAGCTTAAAATCGTACAGGATGCCGACCGTATAGATGCCATTGGTGCTATTGGAATAGGAAGGACATTCAATTTCGGAGGCTTTAAAAATAACCCGATGTATGATCCTGAAACCCAGCCCAGCCTGAATATGTCTAAAGATGAATACAAAAAATCCAACGGGAGTACTATTAACCATTTCTACGAAAAACTCCTGCTTTTAAAAGACCTGATGAATACAGCTAAAGGAAAGGAGCTGGCCCAGGAAAGGCATGATTATATGCTGGGATTCCTTGATCAGTTTTACAAAGAATGGAATGTTGATTAG
- a CDS encoding alpha/beta hydrolase family protein, whose amino-acid sequence MEKRELITKDHVPLAVHLFRPENSNGKLLLINSATGVKQHVYFSFAQFFSEHGFTVISYDYRGIGLSKPENMKGFRASMRIWGSEDYKTVTQYIKKEFPEYKKYCLGHSVGALILGMNEDSDIFDEFIFVGTQNAFVGNLKFRTKIEAYLGFGIVQPLTTGLLGYFPAQWFGLGEILPKNCAYDWRTLILNRKSTNRLLEKIDDYSKNLTQKVFVIRAEDDVWLTEKGVLSLLNNTYPNLKPSYRLVKTSESDKKEIGHINFFRSYNKKLWNIILNELKDT is encoded by the coding sequence ATGGAAAAACGGGAACTCATTACAAAAGACCATGTACCTCTTGCGGTTCATCTTTTCAGACCGGAGAACAGTAACGGAAAGCTGCTGCTGATCAATTCTGCAACCGGAGTGAAGCAGCATGTGTATTTCTCGTTTGCCCAATTCTTTTCAGAACATGGGTTTACGGTTATTTCGTATGATTATAGGGGAATCGGGCTATCGAAACCTGAAAATATGAAAGGTTTCAGGGCGTCCATGAGGATTTGGGGTTCTGAAGACTATAAAACAGTAACACAATACATCAAAAAAGAATTTCCGGAATATAAAAAGTATTGTCTTGGGCACTCCGTGGGCGCGTTAATCCTTGGAATGAACGAAGATTCTGACATCTTTGATGAATTTATTTTCGTGGGAACACAGAATGCGTTTGTAGGAAACCTCAAGTTCCGGACAAAAATTGAAGCGTATTTGGGTTTTGGAATTGTTCAGCCGCTAACTACCGGATTATTAGGGTATTTCCCGGCTCAGTGGTTCGGTTTGGGAGAAATTCTTCCAAAAAATTGCGCATATGACTGGAGAACCTTAATTTTAAACAGGAAATCTACCAACAGGCTATTGGAAAAAATAGATGACTATTCTAAAAATCTGACACAGAAAGTCTTTGTGATCCGGGCAGAAGATGATGTATGGCTGACTGAAAAAGGAGTATTAAGCCTTTTAAACAATACCTATCCTAATCTTAAACCTTCATACAGACTGGTAAAGACCTCCGAGTCTGATAAAAAAGAGATCGGTCATATCAATTTTTTTAGAAGCTATAACAAAAAACTCTGGAACATTATTTTAAACGAACTGAAAGATACATGA
- a CDS encoding DUF4241 domain-containing protein, whose amino-acid sequence MTHLENIKKLFSKNFVESPLLESFEVGKLYLSSGKLVACDPLITNDMLPFSTEFPKGNFSVLLHKERESNCVAYAEVIFSNHAVSEWKMAVTEGQDVKDLAEEEVFGYPVESGMGCLMDVDTQNSLNELEKRLYHSKGADFMGIYEEFFHDYFFDEKGAIDQYAFLKPADNHPGTIFAFETGYGEGFYASYIAYDKDHKPVKIITEFIEIS is encoded by the coding sequence ATGACACACCTGGAAAATATAAAAAAACTATTCTCAAAAAACTTCGTGGAAAGCCCATTACTGGAAAGCTTCGAAGTTGGGAAACTCTACCTTTCAAGTGGAAAGCTGGTCGCCTGTGATCCTTTGATCACCAATGATATGCTTCCGTTTTCTACAGAATTTCCGAAAGGGAATTTTTCTGTTTTGCTGCATAAGGAAAGAGAAAGCAACTGTGTAGCCTATGCAGAGGTTATTTTCAGTAACCATGCGGTTTCAGAGTGGAAAATGGCCGTTACGGAAGGTCAGGATGTGAAAGATCTTGCCGAAGAAGAAGTATTCGGATATCCGGTGGAAAGCGGAATGGGATGCCTAATGGATGTAGACACCCAAAACAGCCTGAACGAGCTGGAAAAAAGACTGTACCACAGCAAAGGTGCAGATTTCATGGGAATCTATGAAGAATTTTTCCACGACTATTTCTTTGATGAAAAAGGAGCCATAGATCAATATGCTTTTCTAAAGCCGGCTGATAATCATCCGGGCACTATCTTCGCTTTTGAGACCGGTTACGGGGAAGGTTTTTACGCCAGCTACATCGCGTATGACAAAGATCACAAGCCGGTGAAGATAATTACAGAATTTATTGAGATAAGTTAA
- a CDS encoding DUF72 domain-containing protein, with protein MKFGQVEDPSKIDFTLPKDHSRTKEILNQNTKGLENISIGCAKWNKTDLKGFYPKGTKDELTYYAKQFNSIELNATFYGMPTPEQVEVWKEKTPDHFKFFPKITNTVSHFRRLIDVTEPVTSFASAVMNFDQKLGMAFLQLHDNFKPKDYDRLEKFVKDWPKEVPLAIELRNTEWFTDEEIFNTTCELFEAHNITNIIVDTAGRRDMLHMRLTTPHAFVRYVGANAESDYERLDDWMERLTKWKKEGVQNIYFFVHQNIEKASPLLSAYFIKKMNEEWKTDLHVPQMATDNNGTLF; from the coding sequence ATGAAATTCGGACAAGTAGAAGACCCGTCAAAAATAGATTTTACGCTTCCTAAAGATCATTCCAGAACCAAAGAAATTTTAAATCAGAATACAAAAGGACTGGAAAATATTTCAATAGGCTGCGCAAAATGGAATAAAACCGACCTTAAAGGATTTTATCCCAAAGGAACAAAGGACGAACTGACCTATTACGCCAAACAATTTAATTCTATTGAGCTGAATGCTACTTTCTACGGAATGCCTACCCCGGAACAGGTGGAAGTATGGAAAGAAAAAACGCCCGACCATTTTAAATTCTTCCCAAAAATCACCAATACGGTTTCGCATTTCAGAAGGCTGATAGATGTAACTGAACCGGTAACGAGCTTTGCTTCTGCTGTAATGAACTTTGACCAGAAACTTGGGATGGCGTTTTTGCAGCTTCATGATAATTTCAAACCTAAAGATTATGACAGGCTGGAAAAATTTGTGAAAGACTGGCCAAAAGAAGTTCCCCTGGCCATTGAACTCAGAAATACCGAATGGTTTACAGATGAGGAAATATTCAATACAACCTGTGAACTTTTTGAAGCGCATAACATCACCAACATTATTGTAGACACAGCCGGAAGAAGGGATATGCTTCATATGCGGCTTACCACTCCCCATGCATTTGTCCGCTACGTAGGTGCCAATGCTGAAAGTGATTATGAAAGACTGGACGACTGGATGGAACGTCTGACAAAATGGAAAAAAGAAGGAGTACAAAATATTTATTTCTTCGTTCACCAGAACATTGAAAAAGCGTCTCCACTGCTTTCCGCTTATTTTATAAAAAAAATGAATGAGGAATGGAAAACGGATCTCCATGTCCCGCAAATGGCTACTGACAATAACGGAACCTTATTCTAA
- a CDS encoding ribokinase, whose product MNFSSEQPKIIVVGSSSIDLVLETEKIPQSNETVLAVNSDSYFGGKGANQAVGTARLGASVYFIGCVGMDPLGQQIMRNLVGEGVNVGFVHETDAESTGTAYVTTSHGNAAIVVVPAANKRLSIQHVEDADRYFHSVDLILVQLEVAMEVVEYSIRKAKKYGKKVGLYASPAMRIHEGIIDNVDFIVTKSSELHTVFGEEQREEILKKYFNKVFVRDDTNSTIYFDGTEMKYYRNDKDETVYKMGMGDAFTSGFAIALCHGNSIEDCVKFGNEVSSRVSGGKGSQTGLPRMSDFFS is encoded by the coding sequence ATGAATTTCTCATCAGAACAACCCAAAATAATAGTAGTAGGCAGCTCCTCAATAGATCTTGTCTTAGAAACCGAAAAAATTCCCCAATCCAATGAAACGGTTTTGGCCGTCAATTCAGACAGCTATTTCGGAGGCAAAGGAGCCAATCAGGCGGTAGGAACCGCAAGACTGGGGGCCAGTGTTTATTTTATCGGATGTGTGGGGATGGATCCTCTTGGGCAGCAGATCATGAGAAATCTGGTAGGGGAAGGGGTGAATGTAGGCTTCGTCCACGAAACTGATGCAGAGTCTACCGGAACAGCTTATGTAACAACGAGTCATGGAAATGCCGCTATTGTGGTGGTTCCTGCCGCTAATAAAAGGCTGAGCATACAGCATGTGGAAGACGCAGACCGCTATTTTCATAGTGTGGACCTGATCCTTGTTCAGCTTGAAGTAGCGATGGAGGTTGTAGAATACTCCATCAGAAAAGCCAAAAAATATGGTAAAAAAGTGGGGCTTTATGCTTCGCCAGCCATGAGAATACATGAAGGAATTATTGATAATGTAGACTTTATCGTGACGAAAAGCAGTGAGCTTCATACGGTTTTCGGTGAAGAACAAAGGGAGGAGATCCTTAAAAAATACTTTAATAAAGTGTTTGTAAGGGATGATACCAACTCTACGATCTATTTTGACGGAACTGAAATGAAGTATTACAGAAATGATAAGGATGAAACCGTTTACAAAATGGGGATGGGAGATGCCTTTACTTCAGGATTTGCCATAGCGCTCTGCCATGGAAATTCTATCGAGGATTGTGTGAAATTCGGAAATGAAGTTTCTTCAAGGGTTTCCGGAGGAAAAGGATCACAAACAGGGCTTCCTAGAATGTCCGATTTCTTTTCCTAA
- a CDS encoding valine--tRNA ligase yields MQISEKYNPQETEQKWYSYWMENKYFHSEPNDKPPYTVVIPPPNVTGILHMGHMLNNTIQDVLVRRARMQGFNACWVPGTDHASIATEAKVVAKLKSEGVNKSDITREEFLKHAWDWTHKYGGTILEQLKKLGCSCDWDRTRFTMEDKLSEQVIISFVDLYNKGLIYRGYRMVNWDPEAKTNISDEEVIFKEQNGKLYFLKYKIEGSEEFLSVATTRPETIFGDTAVCINPNDERYAHLKGKNVIVPIVNRIVPIIEDEYVDIEFGTGALKITPAHDTNDYEIGQKHQLKMIDALDDDGNLNEYGLHYAGQNRFEVRKQIAKELQEKDLLLKAEDYVNKVGTSERTGAVIEPKVSVQWFLKMSEIAKPALDVVMDDEIKFYPEKFKNTYKHWMENIRDWNISRQLWWGQQIPAYYYGEGENDFVVAKNIEEALNLAKEKTGNQSLTISDLKQDDDALDTWFSSWLWPMSVFDGLLDSENKDINYYYPTADLVTGPDIIFFWVARMIMAGLEYKKEVPFKNVYFTGIVRDSQRRKMSKSLGNSPDPLELISEFGADGVRVGILLSSAAGNDLLFDKDLMLQGRNFATKIWNAFRLINMWNHEDKPANAADTQTIEWFENKLNKTIGEINDQFEKFRISDALHLIYKLIWDDFCGWYLEAIKPNYGEGISKEVYQKTIYFFEELMKLLHPFMPFLTEELWQTISERSIEEALIVAQQKKAEAFNEDIIKNFETAEEIISGIRNYRQTKGISPREAVEVYTGASAFANEAVIRKLANVAEIHFGEKTDKPSFTFLVGANEVSIPLSENLDLAEEKKKTEEEVAYLKGFLISVEKKLSNEKFVANAKPEVVDAERKKQKDAQDKIAILEEKLKSL; encoded by the coding sequence ATGCAGATTTCAGAAAAGTATAATCCACAGGAAACAGAACAGAAGTGGTACAGCTACTGGATGGAGAACAAATACTTCCATTCAGAACCGAATGATAAGCCTCCATATACTGTGGTAATTCCTCCGCCCAACGTAACGGGGATATTACACATGGGACATATGTTGAACAATACCATTCAGGATGTTCTGGTCCGCCGTGCAAGAATGCAGGGCTTTAATGCCTGCTGGGTTCCGGGAACAGATCACGCTTCAATTGCCACTGAAGCCAAAGTTGTTGCTAAACTGAAGTCTGAAGGAGTCAATAAATCAGATATTACCCGTGAAGAATTCTTAAAACACGCCTGGGACTGGACCCACAAATACGGAGGAACTATTCTTGAACAGCTGAAAAAGCTGGGTTGCTCATGTGACTGGGACAGAACGCGCTTTACCATGGAAGACAAGCTTTCCGAGCAGGTGATCATCAGCTTTGTAGACCTTTATAACAAAGGATTGATCTACAGAGGCTACAGAATGGTGAACTGGGATCCGGAAGCGAAAACCAATATTTCCGATGAGGAAGTAATATTCAAAGAGCAGAACGGAAAACTCTATTTCCTGAAATATAAAATTGAAGGTTCGGAAGAATTCCTTTCGGTAGCTACTACACGTCCCGAAACTATTTTCGGGGATACCGCGGTATGTATTAATCCAAATGACGAAAGATATGCCCATCTGAAAGGTAAAAATGTAATTGTACCAATCGTTAACAGGATAGTTCCTATTATTGAAGATGAATATGTGGACATTGAATTCGGAACCGGAGCCTTGAAAATTACCCCTGCTCACGATACGAATGACTATGAGATCGGGCAGAAGCATCAGTTAAAAATGATCGATGCTTTAGATGATGACGGAAACCTGAATGAGTACGGACTTCACTATGCCGGACAAAACAGATTTGAGGTAAGAAAGCAGATTGCAAAAGAATTACAGGAAAAAGATCTTTTGCTGAAAGCAGAAGATTATGTAAATAAAGTAGGAACATCCGAAAGAACAGGTGCGGTTATCGAACCTAAAGTTTCGGTTCAGTGGTTCTTAAAAATGTCTGAAATTGCAAAGCCAGCTTTGGATGTTGTAATGGATGATGAGATCAAATTCTATCCTGAAAAATTCAAAAATACCTACAAGCACTGGATGGAAAACATCCGTGACTGGAATATTTCCCGCCAGCTATGGTGGGGACAGCAGATCCCTGCCTATTATTACGGTGAGGGAGAGAATGATTTTGTAGTTGCAAAAAATATCGAGGAAGCCTTAAACCTGGCCAAAGAAAAAACAGGAAACCAGAGCCTTACCATATCGGATCTTAAACAGGATGATGATGCTCTTGACACCTGGTTCTCGTCATGGCTGTGGCCAATGTCTGTATTCGATGGACTTCTGGATTCTGAAAATAAGGATATCAATTATTACTACCCAACGGCTGATCTGGTAACAGGGCCGGATATTATTTTCTTCTGGGTAGCCAGAATGATCATGGCAGGATTGGAATATAAAAAGGAAGTTCCGTTCAAAAATGTTTATTTCACAGGGATTGTAAGAGACAGTCAGAGAAGAAAGATGTCAAAATCTTTAGGAAACTCACCGGATCCGCTTGAATTAATTTCCGAGTTTGGTGCGGATGGAGTGCGGGTTGGGATTTTGTTAAGTTCTGCTGCCGGAAACGATTTGCTTTTTGATAAAGACCTGATGTTGCAGGGAAGGAATTTTGCAACAAAAATCTGGAATGCTTTCCGATTGATTAATATGTGGAATCATGAAGACAAACCGGCGAATGCTGCAGATACACAGACTATTGAATGGTTTGAAAACAAGCTTAATAAAACTATCGGCGAGATTAATGATCAGTTTGAAAAGTTCAGAATTTCAGATGCACTGCATTTAATTTATAAATTAATCTGGGACGATTTCTGCGGCTGGTATCTGGAAGCCATCAAACCAAATTATGGAGAAGGAATTTCAAAAGAAGTTTATCAGAAGACGATATATTTCTTTGAAGAATTAATGAAATTGCTTCATCCGTTTATGCCTTTCTTAACTGAAGAATTATGGCAGACTATTTCTGAGAGAAGCATTGAAGAGGCATTAATTGTGGCTCAGCAGAAAAAAGCGGAAGCATTTAATGAAGACATCATTAAGAACTTCGAAACTGCGGAAGAGATTATTTCCGGAATCAGAAACTACCGCCAGACCAAAGGAATTTCTCCAAGAGAAGCGGTGGAAGTGTACACCGGTGCTTCAGCATTTGCCAATGAGGCCGTGATCAGAAAGCTGGCCAATGTTGCTGAAATTCATTTCGGTGAAAAGACTGATAAGCCAAGCTTTACTTTCCTGGTTGGAGCCAATGAAGTTTCTATTCCTTTAAGCGAAAACCTGGATTTAGCGGAAGAGAAAAAGAAAACGGAAGAGGAAGTAGCTTATTTAAAAGGATTCCTGATCTCTGTAGAAAAGAAACTTTCAAATGAAAAGTTTGTTGCCAATGCTAAGCCTGAGGTGGTAGATGCAGAACGCAAAAAACAGAAAGATGCGCAGGATAAAATTGCTATTTTAGAAGAGAAACTGAAAAGTTTGTAA
- a CDS encoding DUF1573 domain-containing protein, which translates to MKKLIAGIALFGTFALASAQTITFDKTTFDYGTIKPSADGTRFFTVTNTGDKPLILSNVKPSCGCTTPEFSQDPIMPGKSAKIKVGYNTTLNGPFNKMIEVFSNDPANSRSVIYIKGNVDANAPEPKPLTAEEQKAAAKAEKKAAKLAKKAAAK; encoded by the coding sequence ATGAAAAAATTAATTGCAGGAATTGCATTATTTGGAACATTTGCACTGGCTTCTGCACAGACCATCACTTTTGACAAAACTACTTTTGATTACGGTACGATCAAGCCAAGTGCTGACGGTACAAGATTTTTCACAGTAACCAATACTGGTGACAAGCCTTTGATCCTTTCTAATGTAAAACCTTCTTGCGGATGTACAACTCCTGAGTTCAGCCAGGACCCGATCATGCCAGGAAAATCTGCTAAGATCAAAGTAGGATACAACACTACTCTTAACGGACCTTTCAACAAAATGATCGAGGTTTTCTCTAATGACCCAGCTAACAGCAGAAGCGTAATTTACATCAAAGGTAATGTAGATGCTAATGCTCCGGAACCAAAGCCGTTGACTGCTGAAGAACAGAAAGCAGCAGCTAAAGCTGAAAAGAAAGCCGCTAAACTTGCTAAAAAAGCAGCCGCGAAGTAA